The proteins below are encoded in one region of Brevundimonas fontaquae:
- the groL gene encoding chaperonin GroEL (60 kDa chaperone family; promotes refolding of misfolded polypeptides especially under stressful conditions; forms two stacked rings of heptamers to form a barrel-shaped 14mer; ends can be capped by GroES; misfolded proteins enter the barrel where they are refolded when GroES binds) translates to MAAKIVHFNTDARDKMLRGVNVLANAVKVTLGPKGRNVVIQKSFGAPRSTKDGVSVAKEIELEDAFENMGAQMIREVASKTNDKAGDGTTTATVLAQAIVQEGLKAVAAGMNPMDLKRGIDKAVGLVLEEIKSNSKPVSNNSEIAQVGTISANGDSEIGELIAQAMAKVGNEGVITVEEAKTADTTVDVVEGMQFDRGYLSPYFITNADKMEAQLEEPLILLFEKKLTSLQAMLPILEAVVQSGRPLLIIAEDIEGEALATLVVNKLRGGLRVAAVKAPGFGDRRKAMLEDIAILTGGQVISEDLGIKLESVTIDMLGKAKKVTITKDDTTIVEGVGGKDEIEARVAQIKRQIEDTTSDYDKEKLQERLAKLAGGVAVLRVGGSTEVEVKEKKDRVDDALNATRAAADEGIVPGGGIALLKASKILADVKGDNADQNAGIAIIRRALQAPIRQIAENSGVEGSIVVGKVLENGDASFGFNAQTEEYGDLVQMGVIDPAKVVRTALQDAASVAGILITTEAAVADAPKKSGGASAPDMGGMGGMGGMDF, encoded by the coding sequence ATGGCCGCTAAAATCGTACACTTCAACACCGACGCGCGCGACAAGATGCTGCGCGGCGTCAACGTGCTCGCCAACGCCGTCAAGGTGACGCTGGGTCCCAAGGGCCGCAACGTCGTGATCCAGAAGTCCTTCGGCGCTCCGCGCTCGACCAAGGACGGCGTGTCGGTCGCCAAAGAGATCGAGCTGGAAGACGCCTTCGAGAACATGGGCGCCCAGATGATCCGCGAAGTCGCTTCGAAGACGAACGACAAGGCGGGCGACGGCACCACCACCGCAACCGTTCTGGCTCAGGCCATCGTGCAAGAGGGCCTGAAGGCCGTCGCCGCCGGCATGAACCCGATGGATCTGAAGCGCGGCATCGACAAGGCCGTCGGCCTGGTGCTGGAAGAGATCAAGTCGAACTCCAAGCCCGTTTCGAACAACTCGGAAATCGCCCAGGTCGGCACCATATCGGCCAACGGCGACTCGGAAATCGGTGAGCTGATCGCCCAGGCGATGGCCAAGGTCGGCAACGAGGGCGTCATCACCGTCGAGGAAGCCAAGACCGCCGACACCACCGTCGACGTCGTCGAAGGCATGCAGTTCGACCGCGGCTACCTGTCGCCTTACTTCATCACCAACGCCGACAAGATGGAGGCCCAACTCGAAGAGCCGCTCATCCTGCTGTTCGAGAAGAAGCTGACTTCGCTGCAAGCCATGCTGCCGATCCTGGAAGCCGTGGTGCAGTCGGGCCGTCCGCTGCTGATCATCGCCGAGGACATTGAAGGCGAAGCCCTGGCGACCCTGGTCGTCAACAAGCTGCGTGGCGGCCTGCGCGTCGCCGCCGTCAAGGCTCCGGGCTTCGGCGATCGCCGCAAGGCCATGCTGGAAGACATCGCCATCCTGACGGGCGGCCAGGTCATCTCGGAAGACCTGGGCATCAAGCTTGAGAGCGTCACCATCGACATGCTCGGCAAGGCCAAGAAGGTCACCATCACCAAGGACGACACCACCATCGTCGAAGGCGTCGGCGGCAAGGACGAGATCGAAGCCCGCGTGGCCCAGATCAAGCGCCAGATCGAAGACACCACCTCCGACTACGACAAGGAAAAGCTGCAGGAACGTCTGGCCAAGCTGGCCGGCGGCGTCGCGGTTCTCCGCGTCGGCGGTTCGACCGAAGTCGAAGTGAAGGAAAAGAAGGACCGCGTCGACGACGCCCTGAACGCCACGCGCGCCGCGGCTGACGAAGGCATCGTTCCGGGCGGCGGCATCGCCCTGCTGAAGGCCTCCAAGATCCTGGCCGACGTCAAGGGCGACAATGCCGACCAGAACGCCGGCATCGCGATCATCCGTCGCGCCCTGCAGGCTCCGATCCGTCAGATCGCTGAAAACTCCGGCGTCGAAGGCTCGATCGTGGTCGGCAAGGTGCTGGAAAACGGCGACGCTTCGTTCGGCTTCAACGCCCAGACCGAAGAGTACGGCGACCTGGTGCAGATGGGCGTCATCGACCCGGCCAAGGTTGTCCGCACGGCCCTGCAAGACGCCGCTTCGGTGGCCGGCATCCTGATCACGACGGAAGCCGCCGTCGCCGACGCCCCCAAGAAGTCGGGCGGCGCCTCGGCCCCCGACATGGGCGGCATGGGCGGCATGGGCGGCATGGACTTCTAA
- the groES gene encoding co-chaperone GroES has product MAFRPLGDRVLVKRVEEESKTKGGIIIPDTAKEKPQEGEVVSVGPGARDDTGKVNALELKAGDRILFGKWSGTEVKIDGEDLIIMKESDVLGVLS; this is encoded by the coding sequence ATGGCGTTCCGTCCGCTCGGCGACCGCGTGCTGGTCAAGCGCGTTGAAGAAGAATCCAAGACCAAGGGTGGCATCATCATCCCCGACACCGCCAAGGAAAAGCCGCAGGAAGGCGAAGTCGTTTCCGTCGGCCCTGGCGCCCGCGACGACACTGGCAAGGTCAATGCTCTGGAGTTGAAGGCCGGCGACCGCATCCTGTTCGGCAAGTGGTCCGGCACGGAAGTGAAGATCGACGGCGAAGACCTGATCATCATGAAGGAATCCGACGTCCTGGGCGTGCTGTCCTAA
- the pgi gene encoding glucose-6-phosphate isomerase, translating to MTRDAAWTAFDQAAAEAATARIVDQFAADPDRLARMSVEAAGLYLDLSKQSWTRAAFDACLDLARASDVEGRRAALFAGEAVNLTEGRAVLHPALRAAAGADFKALGEPVSAEVDAVRADMKAYADAVRSGAEAGATGKTFEAIVHVGIGGSDLGPRVVWDALRPLDPAIDLRFVANIDPRDMAEALTGLDPETTLVVVVSKTFTTQETLANAEAAKAWLAASLPAEGMTKHFIGVTAAPEKAAAFGCGRTFGFRDWVGGRYSLWSAVSLSCGIALGWDVFERMLAGAAAMDDHFVSAPLERNAPILLALAQVFNVDGLNRPARTVAPYAHALRRLPSFLQQLEMESNGKRVHRDGTPVTRQTCPVVFGEPGTNGQHAFFQQIHQGPQTVPAEFVIVAKTHADAPESPPEAPLWSNALAQGQALMLGKTTEAAKAEGLAQGLSEEEATRLASHRTFTGNRPSTAIVMERLTPESLGALLALYEHKTFVEGVIWDINSFDQWGVELGKVLAKAILKDVDAGGPTTDLDPSTSALMKRLMG from the coding sequence ATGACCCGCGACGCCGCCTGGACCGCCTTTGACCAAGCCGCCGCCGAGGCCGCCACCGCGCGGATCGTGGATCAGTTCGCCGCCGATCCCGACCGGCTGGCGCGGATGTCGGTCGAGGCGGCGGGCCTTTATCTCGACCTGTCGAAACAGAGCTGGACCAGGGCCGCCTTCGACGCCTGTCTGGACTTGGCGCGGGCGTCTGACGTCGAAGGACGGCGCGCGGCCCTGTTCGCCGGCGAGGCCGTCAATCTGACCGAGGGCCGGGCGGTCCTGCACCCCGCTCTGCGCGCTGCGGCGGGCGCCGATTTCAAGGCCTTGGGCGAGCCGGTCTCGGCCGAGGTGGACGCCGTGCGGGCGGACATGAAGGCCTATGCCGATGCAGTACGGTCGGGCGCCGAGGCGGGCGCGACGGGCAAGACGTTCGAGGCGATCGTTCATGTCGGCATCGGCGGGTCAGACCTGGGGCCGCGCGTGGTCTGGGATGCGCTGCGCCCGCTGGACCCGGCCATCGACCTGCGCTTCGTCGCCAATATCGACCCGCGCGACATGGCCGAGGCGCTGACGGGCCTCGATCCTGAAACCACCCTGGTGGTGGTCGTGTCCAAGACCTTCACGACGCAGGAAACCCTGGCCAACGCCGAGGCGGCTAAGGCCTGGCTGGCGGCGTCGCTGCCGGCCGAGGGGATGACGAAACACTTCATCGGGGTGACGGCGGCGCCGGAGAAGGCGGCGGCCTTCGGCTGCGGTCGGACCTTCGGCTTCCGGGACTGGGTCGGCGGGCGCTATTCCCTGTGGTCGGCGGTTAGCTTGTCGTGCGGCATCGCCCTGGGCTGGGACGTGTTCGAACGGATGCTGGCGGGCGCCGCCGCGATGGACGACCACTTCGTGTCGGCCCCGCTGGAGCGGAACGCGCCGATCCTGCTGGCCCTGGCGCAGGTGTTCAACGTCGATGGCCTGAACCGGCCCGCCCGCACCGTCGCCCCCTACGCCCACGCCCTGCGCCGCCTGCCGTCCTTCCTGCAACAGCTGGAGATGGAGTCGAACGGCAAGCGGGTGCATCGCGACGGAACCCCTGTGACGCGCCAGACCTGCCCCGTCGTGTTCGGTGAGCCGGGCACGAACGGTCAGCACGCCTTCTTCCAGCAGATCCACCAAGGGCCGCAGACCGTGCCGGCCGAGTTCGTGATCGTGGCCAAGACTCATGCGGACGCGCCCGAGTCGCCCCCAGAAGCGCCTTTGTGGTCTAACGCCCTGGCCCAGGGCCAAGCCCTGATGCTGGGCAAGACGACCGAGGCGGCCAAGGCCGAAGGGTTGGCGCAAGGATTGTCGGAGGAAGAGGCGACGCGTCTGGCGTCCCACCGCACCTTCACCGGCAACCGTCCGTCGACGGCCATCGTCATGGAGCGGCTGACGCCCGAAAGCCTGGGCGCGCTGCTGGCCCTGTATGAGCACAAGACCTTCGTCGAGGGCGTAATCTGGGACATCAACAGCTTCGACCAATGGGGCGTCGAACTGGGCAAGGTGCTGGCCAAGGCGATCCTGAAGGACGTGGACGCGGGCGGCCCGACGACGGACCTCGATCCGTCCACGTCGGCGCTGATGAAACGCCTGATGGGCTAA
- the recQ gene encoding DNA helicase RecQ, with the protein MPATRPQFSSTDTPDLNDARALLARVWGHADFRGLQGQVVEQILLGGDVLAVLPTGGGKSVCYQIPAILRPGLGLVVSPLIALMTDQVEALKQQGVAAARLDSGVSLDERSAIWAAARSGELDLLYVSPEGLAAGAMMDRLAELPLSLIAIDEAHCVSQWGHDFRPDYRNLGLLAERFPDVPRIAVTATADARTRDDILRSLRLEEATVFVDSFARPNLQLSAERKESASRAKTDARVIELVRERRGKSGVVYCGSRDGCDRVAQALRDAGTNAIAYHAGMDTKERDRRLERFLAEEGAVMVATIAFGMGVDKADVRFVIHADPPGSLEAYWQEIGRGGRDGEPAEGITLYGPSDIAWSLRRLDSRPMAEEVKSVQVRKTRQLFAMLDGAVCRAQAVRRYFGEHDAQPCGVCDICGDPPQLYDATVPAQKALAAVQRLGGRFGRNRVVDHLTARTKDVQPWEQQLSTWGIGREISLNSWREIVDHLLFEGLLAEDPNDGKPLVGLGDSEAVRAVYRGERQIEVRRAPLRADTAPRRRDRSGEGRNAALETMDADVRARFEALRAWRRDRASEQHVPPYVIFQDRTLLEIAHAEPGDLNSLGAISGVGQSKLDRYGKGVLEALASL; encoded by the coding sequence ATGCCGGCCACGCGCCCCCAGTTCTCCTCGACCGATACCCCTGACCTGAACGACGCGCGGGCGCTGCTGGCGCGCGTCTGGGGTCACGCCGACTTCCGGGGGCTGCAGGGGCAGGTGGTCGAGCAGATCCTGTTGGGCGGCGATGTGCTGGCGGTCCTGCCGACCGGCGGCGGCAAGAGCGTCTGCTATCAAATCCCGGCCATCCTGCGCCCCGGCCTGGGGCTGGTGGTGTCGCCGCTGATCGCCTTGATGACCGATCAGGTCGAGGCGTTGAAGCAGCAGGGCGTCGCGGCGGCGCGGCTGGATTCCGGCGTGTCGCTGGACGAGCGTTCTGCTATCTGGGCGGCGGCGCGGTCGGGGGAGCTGGATCTGCTTTATGTCTCGCCCGAAGGCTTGGCGGCGGGCGCCATGATGGACCGGCTTGCGGAACTGCCGCTGAGCCTTATCGCTATCGACGAGGCGCACTGCGTCTCGCAATGGGGTCACGACTTCCGGCCCGACTATCGCAACCTGGGTCTGCTGGCCGAGCGGTTCCCCGACGTGCCGCGCATCGCCGTCACCGCCACCGCCGACGCCCGCACCCGCGACGACATCCTGCGTTCGCTGCGGCTGGAAGAGGCGACGGTCTTCGTCGACAGTTTCGCGCGTCCGAACCTGCAACTGTCGGCCGAGCGCAAGGAGAGCGCGTCTCGGGCCAAGACCGATGCGCGGGTCATCGAACTGGTGCGCGAACGGCGGGGCAAGTCGGGCGTGGTCTATTGCGGCAGCCGCGACGGCTGCGACCGCGTGGCCCAGGCGCTGCGCGACGCCGGGACCAACGCCATTGCCTATCACGCCGGCATGGATACGAAGGAGCGCGACCGCCGGCTGGAACGCTTCCTGGCCGAAGAGGGCGCCGTGATGGTCGCCACCATCGCCTTCGGCATGGGCGTCGACAAGGCCGATGTGCGCTTCGTCATCCACGCCGATCCGCCGGGCAGCCTGGAGGCCTATTGGCAGGAAATCGGCCGGGGCGGTCGCGACGGCGAGCCGGCCGAGGGCATCACCCTGTATGGGCCGTCCGACATCGCCTGGTCCTTGCGTCGGCTGGACAGCCGCCCGATGGCCGAGGAGGTCAAATCGGTTCAGGTCAGGAAGACCCGCCAGCTGTTCGCCATGCTGGACGGCGCCGTCTGTCGCGCCCAGGCCGTGCGGCGATATTTCGGCGAGCATGACGCCCAGCCTTGCGGCGTCTGCGACATCTGCGGCGACCCGCCCCAGCTTTATGACGCGACCGTCCCGGCCCAGAAGGCGTTGGCGGCGGTGCAGCGGCTGGGCGGCCGGTTCGGACGCAATCGCGTGGTCGATCACCTGACCGCCCGCACCAAGGACGTGCAGCCGTGGGAGCAGCAACTGTCCACCTGGGGCATCGGGCGCGAGATTTCGCTGAACAGCTGGCGCGAAATCGTCGATCACCTGCTGTTTGAAGGTCTGCTGGCCGAGGACCCCAACGACGGCAAGCCGCTGGTGGGGCTGGGCGATTCCGAGGCGGTGCGCGCCGTCTATCGCGGCGAGCGCCAGATCGAGGTGCGTCGCGCGCCTCTGAGGGCCGATACCGCCCCGCGTCGTCGTGACCGATCGGGCGAAGGGCGCAATGCGGCGCTGGAGACGATGGACGCGGACGTCCGCGCCCGGTTCGAGGCCTTGCGCGCCTGGCGCCGCGACCGCGCCTCGGAACAGCACGTCCCGCCCTATGTCATCTTCCAGGACCGGACGCTGCTGGAGATCGCCCACGCCGAGCCGGGCGACCTGAACAGTCTGGGCGCCATTTCCGGCGTCGGTCAGTCCAAGCTGGATCGCTACGGCAAGGGCGTACTGGAGGCGTTGGCCTCCCTCTAG
- a CDS encoding complex I NDUFA9 subunit family protein has protein sequence MADLAPGVVTLFGGSGFIGSQAVRALARRGWRIRVAVRNPVLAIEIQPLGDPGQIQFMRCDITNPTDVAQAVRGADAVVNLVGVLHDAGGKRGFDAVHTEAARTIAKAAKAAGVERLVQISAIGADAASPSAYGRTKAQAEAAVRGVYPDAVILRPSLVFGAGDSFLNRFAAMATMAPALPLIGGGETRFQPVYVGDVAEAIARGVTRADAAGRTYELGGPSLYTFREVLELVRRETGRDRMLVSVPFIVAKPLGSLLQLSRFVGLTPPLTRDQVLMLEKDNVVAADALGFSDLGIDHPAGMAAIAPSYLWRYRVGGQFAEAPAH, from the coding sequence ATGGCTGACCTCGCCCCCGGCGTCGTGACCCTCTTCGGAGGTTCGGGCTTTATCGGGTCGCAGGCGGTGCGCGCCCTGGCGCGTCGCGGCTGGCGCATCCGGGTCGCCGTGCGCAACCCGGTCCTGGCGATCGAAATCCAGCCGCTGGGCGATCCCGGCCAGATCCAGTTCATGCGCTGCGACATCACCAACCCGACGGATGTGGCGCAGGCCGTGCGCGGCGCGGACGCCGTCGTGAATCTGGTCGGCGTGCTGCATGACGCAGGCGGCAAGCGCGGCTTCGACGCCGTTCACACCGAGGCGGCCAGGACCATCGCCAAGGCCGCCAAGGCGGCGGGCGTTGAGCGCCTGGTCCAGATCTCGGCCATCGGCGCCGACGCCGCCAGCCCTTCGGCCTATGGTCGCACCAAGGCCCAGGCCGAGGCGGCCGTGCGCGGCGTCTATCCGGACGCGGTGATTCTGCGTCCGTCGCTGGTGTTCGGCGCGGGCGACAGCTTCCTCAATCGCTTCGCCGCCATGGCGACGATGGCGCCGGCCCTGCCGCTGATCGGCGGCGGAGAAACCCGGTTCCAGCCGGTCTATGTCGGCGATGTCGCCGAGGCCATCGCGCGCGGCGTGACCCGCGCGGACGCCGCCGGCCGCACCTACGAACTGGGCGGGCCGAGCCTGTACACCTTCCGGGAAGTGCTGGAGCTGGTGCGTCGCGAGACGGGCCGCGACCGGATGCTGGTTTCGGTGCCCTTCATCGTCGCCAAGCCCTTGGGTTCGCTGCTGCAACTGAGCCGGTTCGTCGGCCTGACCCCGCCGCTGACGCGCGATCAGGTGTTGATGCTGGAGAAGGACAATGTGGTCGCCGCCGATGCGCTCGGCTTCAGCGATCTGGGCATCGACCATCCGGCCGGCATGGCGGCGATCGCCCCGTCCTATCTGTGGCGCTACCGCGTCGGCGGCCAGTTCGCCGAAGCGCCCGCCCACTAA
- a CDS encoding DUF488 domain-containing protein, with protein MKLFTIGYEGATQADVIARLKTAGVQTLVDVRAVAASRRAGFSKTILGESLKAEGIDYVHLRGLGTPKAGRDAARKGRVDEMRAIFAEHLAEPQAQIEYERLKALAVDKPVALLCFEADHAGCHRAVLAERLSEETGVAVVDL; from the coding sequence ATGAAGCTTTTCACCATTGGCTACGAGGGCGCGACCCAGGCCGACGTCATCGCGCGACTGAAGACGGCCGGCGTGCAGACACTGGTCGATGTCCGCGCGGTCGCCGCATCCCGCCGCGCCGGCTTTTCCAAGACGATCCTGGGCGAGAGCCTGAAGGCCGAAGGGATCGACTATGTCCATCTGCGCGGGCTGGGCACGCCCAAGGCGGGACGTGACGCGGCGCGTAAGGGCCGTGTCGATGAGATGCGCGCCATCTTCGCCGAACACCTGGCCGAACCCCAGGCGCAGATCGAGTACGAGCGGCTGAAGGCGCTGGCGGTCGACAAACCCGTCGCCCTGCTATGCTTTGAGGCCGACCACGCCGGCTGCCACCGCGCCGTCCTGGCGGAACGACTGTCGGAGGAAACCGGCGTGGCGGTCGTGGACCTCTAG
- a CDS encoding M1 family metallopeptidase: MTLKALGLVSALALAAAMGLSACSTTTGGSAMTPPAIAPAPGPEAVDVHTHARPEIARVVDVALDLTADFNAKTLAGTATLDILAIPGANEIVLDIRDLDIQDVRDAAGQPLRYVVGDNDAVLGQPLTVYFPAFAANERRKITIRYSTRPNAAALQWLSPSQTAGGQKPYLFSQGQAILTRTWVPTQDSPGIRQTYSARITAPEDLTVVMSADHLTPNGERAANGMKTWRFRMDNPIPPYLIALGVGDIAFAPFDGRTGVWTEPSRLRAAQWELEPTAQMVTAAEKLYGPYRWGRYDLLVLPPSFPFGGMENPKLTFATPTIIAGDRSLVSLVAHELAHSWSGNLVTNATWNDFWLNEGFTVYFENRIMESVYGHDRAMQEQVLGWDSLQDTLKSLPAADTRLHLDLKGRDPDDGMNDIAYEKGALFLRTIERTVGRDRFDAWLRGYFDRNAYRPMTTAMFLQDIRDNLIKGDAGLESQLQMDAWVYQPGLPSNAVAPVSHAFEPVDAAAVAFFKDKGPASAIPWADWNTQQRQRFLGWRPEGLRTGADWLTTAQLADLERTLNLANEGNAELTFAWLQIALAHRYQPSVATAEKFLTSQGRRKFVLPLFQTLWNEGDWGRSNARRIYAEARPLYHPVTSGSVDQLVGRP, translated from the coding sequence ATGACGCTGAAAGCGCTCGGTCTCGTCTCCGCCCTCGCCCTGGCCGCCGCCATGGGTCTGAGCGCCTGCTCTACCACGACGGGAGGGTCGGCCATGACCCCGCCCGCCATCGCCCCGGCGCCCGGTCCCGAAGCGGTGGACGTCCACACCCACGCCCGGCCCGAGATCGCCCGCGTCGTCGATGTGGCTCTGGACCTGACCGCCGACTTCAACGCCAAGACCCTGGCGGGCACGGCGACCCTGGACATCCTGGCGATCCCGGGCGCCAACGAGATCGTGCTGGATATCCGCGACCTGGACATTCAGGACGTGCGCGACGCGGCGGGCCAGCCGCTGCGCTATGTCGTCGGCGACAATGACGCCGTCCTGGGACAGCCGCTGACGGTCTATTTCCCGGCCTTCGCCGCCAATGAGCGGCGCAAGATCACCATCCGCTATTCGACCCGCCCGAACGCGGCGGCGCTGCAATGGCTGAGCCCCAGCCAGACGGCGGGCGGACAGAAGCCCTATCTGTTCAGCCAGGGCCAGGCGATCCTGACCCGCACCTGGGTGCCGACCCAGGACAGCCCCGGCATCCGCCAGACCTATTCGGCCCGCATCACCGCGCCCGAAGACCTGACGGTGGTCATGAGCGCCGATCACCTGACGCCGAACGGCGAGCGGGCCGCAAACGGTATGAAGACGTGGCGCTTCCGGATGGACAATCCGATCCCGCCCTATCTGATCGCGCTGGGCGTCGGCGACATCGCCTTTGCACCGTTCGACGGCCGCACCGGGGTCTGGACCGAGCCCAGCCGCCTGCGCGCCGCCCAATGGGAACTGGAACCGACCGCCCAGATGGTGACGGCGGCCGAGAAGCTGTACGGCCCCTATCGCTGGGGCCGCTACGACCTGTTGGTCCTGCCGCCCTCCTTCCCGTTCGGCGGGATGGAAAATCCGAAACTGACCTTCGCCACGCCGACCATCATCGCCGGCGATCGCTCGCTGGTGTCGCTGGTCGCGCACGAACTGGCGCACTCCTGGTCGGGCAATCTGGTCACCAATGCGACCTGGAACGACTTCTGGCTGAACGAGGGCTTCACCGTCTATTTCGAGAACCGGATCATGGAGTCGGTCTATGGCCATGACCGCGCCATGCAGGAGCAGGTGCTGGGCTGGGACAGCCTTCAGGACACGCTGAAGTCTCTGCCGGCGGCGGACACCCGCCTGCATCTGGACCTGAAGGGCCGCGATCCCGACGACGGCATGAACGACATCGCCTATGAAAAGGGCGCCCTGTTCCTGCGGACCATCGAACGCACCGTCGGGCGCGATCGGTTCGACGCCTGGCTGCGCGGCTATTTCGACCGCAACGCCTATCGCCCGATGACGACGGCCATGTTCCTTCAGGATATTCGCGACAACCTGATCAAGGGCGACGCGGGGCTGGAAAGCCAGTTGCAGATGGACGCGTGGGTCTATCAGCCCGGCCTGCCGTCCAACGCCGTCGCGCCGGTGTCTCATGCCTTCGAGCCGGTGGATGCGGCCGCCGTCGCCTTCTTCAAGGACAAGGGACCGGCCTCGGCCATTCCGTGGGCGGACTGGAACACCCAGCAGCGCCAGCGCTTCCTGGGCTGGCGGCCCGAGGGTCTGCGGACAGGCGCCGACTGGCTGACGACTGCGCAGTTGGCCGATCTGGAGCGCACGCTGAACCTGGCGAACGAAGGCAACGCCGAACTGACTTTCGCCTGGCTGCAGATCGCCCTGGCTCATCGCTATCAGCCGTCGGTCGCCACGGCCGAGAAGTTCCTGACCAGCCAGGGCCGTCGCAAGTTCGTCCTGCCGCTGTTCCAGACCCTGTGGAACGAGGGCGACTGGGGTCGCAGCAACGCGCGGCGCATCTACGCCGAGGCCCGGCCGCTGTATCACCCGGTCACCAGCGGTTCGGTCGATCAGCTGGTCGGACGGCCGTAA
- a CDS encoding multidrug effflux MFS transporter, with protein sequence MSSSLASAPAKKELGFVEFVCLIALMMALNALAIDSMLPALPHIGADLNVATDNDRQWVVTAYLLGFGGAQLFYGPLADRFGRKPVLLFGVGVYVMFSLLATLAPTFETLIMARVGQGLGSACTRVLAVSIVRDRYEGRTMARVMSFSFLVFLGVPILAPSLGQMIMLVGPWRWIFAGLGLIGVGLIVWASLRLPETLKPEDRLPIQVKRLASAYKIALTDRTAVGYTLAMTAITGALFGFINSSQQIFADVFHAEAAFPAVFALIAGGIAVASIVNARLVVRLGSRKISHTALIGFTSIAAIHAGVAISGHESIWTFAVLQTLTMFCFGLIAGNFGSMAMETMGKIAGTAASIQGFISTIVGSLLGFAVGQQFNGTTIPMSVGFTVFGLIALGWVLFAERGRLFRAHHAPVAAKA encoded by the coding sequence ATGTCTTCTTCCCTTGCGTCAGCGCCCGCCAAGAAGGAGCTCGGCTTCGTCGAGTTCGTCTGCCTCATCGCCCTGATGATGGCGCTGAATGCGCTGGCGATCGATTCCATGCTGCCGGCCCTGCCGCACATCGGCGCCGACCTGAACGTGGCGACCGACAACGACCGACAATGGGTGGTGACGGCCTATCTGCTGGGCTTCGGCGGGGCGCAGCTGTTCTACGGTCCGTTGGCGGATCGGTTCGGGCGAAAGCCTGTCCTGCTGTTCGGCGTCGGCGTCTATGTGATGTTCAGCCTGCTGGCGACCCTTGCGCCGACCTTTGAGACGCTGATCATGGCCCGCGTCGGCCAGGGTCTGGGCAGCGCCTGCACCCGCGTGCTGGCCGTCTCCATCGTGCGCGACCGGTATGAGGGGCGCACCATGGCGCGGGTCATGTCGTTCAGCTTCCTGGTCTTCCTGGGCGTGCCGATCCTGGCGCCGTCGCTGGGTCAGATGATCATGCTGGTCGGGCCGTGGCGCTGGATCTTCGCCGGGCTGGGCCTGATCGGGGTCGGCCTGATCGTCTGGGCGTCTTTGCGTCTGCCCGAGACGCTGAAGCCCGAGGATCGCCTGCCGATCCAGGTCAAACGCCTGGCCTCGGCCTACAAGATCGCCCTGACCGACCGCACGGCCGTCGGCTACACCCTGGCCATGACGGCGATCACCGGGGCCCTGTTCGGCTTCATCAACTCGTCGCAGCAGATCTTCGCCGACGTCTTCCACGCCGAGGCGGCGTTTCCGGCGGTGTTCGCGTTGATCGCGGGCGGCATCGCCGTGGCCTCGATTGTCAATGCGCGTCTGGTGGTGAGGCTGGGTTCGCGCAAGATTTCGCACACCGCCCTGATCGGCTTCACCAGCATCGCCGCCATCCATGCGGGGGTGGCGATCAGCGGTCATGAATCGATCTGGACCTTTGCGGTGCTGCAGACCCTGACCATGTTCTGTTTCGGCCTGATCGCGGGCAATTTCGGATCGATGGCCATGGAGACGATGGGCAAGATCGCGGGCACGGCGGCCTCGATCCAGGGCTTCATCTCCACCATCGTCGGCTCGCTGCTGGGCTTTGCGGTGGGCCAACAGTTCAACGGCACGACCATTCCGATGTCGGTCGGCTTCACCGTCTTTGGTTTGATCGCCTTGGGCTGGGTGCTGTTCGCCGAGCGGGGGCGGCTGTTCCGGGCTCATCACGCGCCGGTCGCCGCCAAGGCTTGA